The Musa acuminata AAA Group cultivar baxijiao chromosome BXJ2-2, Cavendish_Baxijiao_AAA, whole genome shotgun sequence genome contains the following window.
ATATGTGTCCCAGGAGCTTGGGACGGTGCTATATGATGTTGCTCTGTATGTCCCGGAACGACGACCGGTCAGAAGGGTCGTCCCATCTCTCGGTGGTCAGCAACAGTAATGTCGAATTGACGCACCAATCAGCCCTCGCGCCACAGTATAAAACCCCTAGCTGGTCTCCGGCCAGTGGGAggtaagaaaaaagaaggaaaaaagcaaTCTCTCtcgttactaacttgctcgtcggaggggccacgaCCGAGTACCACCTGACGGAGGCCATTTTTGCAGGAGGGCGATCACTTATCGACGATGAGGGACTCGGCACAAAAGCACAATCTGCCCGACACCAAGGAGTCGTCAATCAACCCCGATCCCAACCAACgccaaccagcactccttccGGAGAGCTTGGGTACCTCCTCATTCGAATCACCCTACAGAAAGCCCCCGACATCAACCCGTGGACCTAACCGTGCTAACTCACTAGCCACAACATATTTGTTGTCTAACACCAATTTCTGTCTATCATGTTTCTTCTTTCATGGATACTTGGTAGTTTTCCTTCTTTGTAGGTTTTTGTTGCCTAAACGTTTAATTATGTTCACCTCTTTAGATCATAGAGAACATAGTTAGGCAAAGAGtgagaaagaaatgaaagcaagagggcTATGGAACTCTCTACAGGTATGCTCAAAGCACATTTGCAAATGCCTCATTTATGGTTCTAACAAAAAAACAAGACCTAATCCGAGCAAGAAatctggtctctctctctctctctctctctctcttcttcctttagTGACTTTGATATTTTAAGCTCAAATCCTAATATTATTTATGTAaagttaatataatatatataataaaaatagaaaataaaaaggtAGTGTGACATCCAGAATCATACCCACATATGAAAGAGTGAAACAAGAGAGTCagttttatttgattattttattatttttttaaggaaAGGGGGTCACGTAGCAATGAAGAATGACTTGGGAACCACATTCCCAAGATTGTAAGACACAGCTTCACCAACCACGGGAAtataatgttatatatatatgactCGACCAGTACTTACGTAGCTCCCCATGAAAACCACTTGCTTAGATGTTAAtttcatgagagagagagagagagagagagagagagagagattgtgctATCTCTATCTCTTGTGCATGCAACAATGATTTGTGTGTACATTTCAGCTAATCAAGCAACATACGTACGTGCATGAACTGTAACCAAAACCATACGTATACTGTTGTCTCTTCCACTTCTGTTATACATGTCCGTGATGGCAACTGAGGAAGATAGAGAAGTCTGGAGAGTATAATTTGTAGCCCCAACACGTAGCTTCGCTTCACGACAAAACAAtccccaatctctctctctctctctctctctctctctctctctctctccttatctGATTACCTTGTGAGTGAAGATAAATGGATCCAAGAAGACGAAAACTGGAGTCAAAGACAAGAAGACCCACCTCTCTCTTGcacagcacacacacacacacacacacacacaacaaaaACGCACACATTTCCTGCTCGACACGTTCTATTCCCTTCTCCGGGTTCTAAGCAAAGGTCACAGCCATCACTATCATCATTACTATGCGTCTCTCCTTTTCTTCCATCATCTTCGGCTTAATTGTGCACATATATATTCTTGACTCCTCTCTCGAACCACATGAAGTGATCCACACTGCAGCGAGACCTCGAAGTGGAACCCAGGCTTGGCAGGATGAGGAAGCCGGACGCTCCGGCGAAGACAGATGGCGCCAGCACTAACAGCACCAACGACGGAGGCAGCAGGCTGAGGAAAGGGCTGTGGTCGCCCGAGGAGGATGAGAAGCTCATGAACTACATGGTCGGAAATGGACAAGGTTGCTGGAGCGAGGTCGCCAGGAATGCGGGCTTGCAGAGGTGTGGAAAGAGCTGCCGTCTTCGTTGGATCAATTACCTGCGACCCGGTCTCAAGCGCGGCGCTTTCTCCCTTCAGGAAGAGGAGCTTATCATCCACTTGCATTCCATCCTCGGCAATAGGTTGTCTTCACTTCATCTCCTCCATTCTATATGCTTAACTCATTCTGATTCCAGCATTAGTACATCAAATATGAACACATGCATCAGTGTTTTGATTCATGTACATGTACGAATAACTTGTGTAGGTGGTCTCAAATTGCGGCACTTTTGCCTGGCCGGACCGACAACGAGATAAAGAATTTTTGGAACTCCACCATTAAAAAGAGGCTCAAGAACTCGtcgtcctcgtcgtcgtcgtcatcgtcatcgtcTTTCTTCCTTAACAGTGGAGATGGAAGCACTGTAAATGAACCTCAAATCCAGGCTATGGACATGgactcatcatcatcttcatcttcttcatcgACGCATGGCTTGCCCACGGGCAACCACTACGACCTAGTGCCACTTCCTGAGGTTGGGCTAGAGAACGACTACTACTTGCATGAAGCTCGAGTCGGTACAGAGAATGGATACTATGGTGGGGGTCAGGGAATGGCGATGGAGGGAGGAGGCACTATGGGTAGAGGAGGCGAGCTGCTCTTGGTGCCCCCTCTCGTTAACACCAACCTGATCGCTGACGATAATGTTGACGTGAACGGGATCCCAAGTGACAAAGCAGTGGGAGGTGGATTGTTTTGGGAGGGTGAGAAGGTTAGAGTgggggagtgggagtgggagttgGAAGACTTGATGAAAGATGTCTCTTTTCCTTTCCTTGATTTCCAAGTCGAATGATGGGCCATTAATTCTTCAGATCTCACCTCCATCTTTCCTTGATGAAAGATgtctcttttcctttcctttccttttgcgTTGCAGTCTAGCTAATTGCGAAGGCTTCCAATTTCTCTGAAACCTCCTCCTACTCTTCGTTATGACTCCACAAAATTCAAACTTTATCCATATAGTTCCAGCAATTTCTATGAAGCTTGCTCTTCTAACTtctacaatctctctctctctctctctctctctctctgcaaaaTGTTCATCTTGAGAAGAACGTTGTTCTCAAAGAAGCTGTATTTAAGTGGTGAGTATGAAAGAATAAAATGAAGCAAATGAAGGGTTGTGTACATGTGGAAGAGTGTGTTGGTTGATATTTTACTAAATATTATGTCTTCAGCTATAATCACAAGTTTCTTCTTGAGTAGCTTTTCCCCCTTCTAGATGGGTCAACAGTAGCTTTTGAGCTGCTGTATTCCCTGTGACAtctgttcatcatcatcatcatcatggctgTCACTCATAAATTGTTGTTCAAGTGCGCAATGATACCTTCTCATTCAATATAACATATGCAACATAGCCAACTAATGGAGCAATTATGACCATTTGGTCAGAGTGCAAAGGAGGTGGGGGGCATGAAAGCATGCTGTTGATGCTAATTCCTGATGGCAATTATAATTGTCATTTGGAAAGCAAGCGAATCTGGATTGAGACGTCCAACCGAAGTCAAGATCTGGTTTATTGTTGTTCTGGACCATGGAATCTCCAGGCTTTATTTTGGGGATATGAGATAGACTTCTCTTGTGGACAGAAAAGGCTGTAAGTTAATCTCACATTACATTCTCAGATGTTGTTATTATAGGTGTGACTCTCTGAGGAACATTCTTAGATGAATGAATGATAGAATAATTGAAGTCCAAATTCCCCATAAAATTCAGACTTTGTATCTGAATAATTGAAGACAGCAATCCATCCAgttcttctcctccctcctcgTTCTAGAGAACTCATCTGTGTTTTCTATTTTGGAGTGAGCAAAATGTGTCGCTAATAAAGTACTTTATTGAGTTATGCTCATACGATCCCAGATTATGCTTCGAATGAGTGACAATGACAATGTATCCATTTTGTTTCTACGCAAGTCGTTACGTCTCCTATCGCATGAGAAAAATCAACTAAACTCATGATAAATTGTATCAGAACGGCTCATggtgaaaaaaaattatcatgactTTTGAAGTTAACAACAGTAGACCAAATAGGAGTAGCAATCGACGGAATCCTATATCATTGTTAACAGTAATCAAAGGATCCCAATAAAAAAAGACGATATCCGAGGATAAAATGAGAAGAGCCGTGACATATAATACGCAACATCACAATGGTGGCAATTACAATTGAATTCAAATATCCATCAAGAAATTTACAAAAGTTGAGCATAAATTGTCAGAGCAACCTCAGGTTCGAAGTTGATAACTTCCGGGAATGTAATATCACAATCATCGATCGTTGGAACTCATAGAAGCCAAATCTTCAATAACCACATTAACTTATCAGGGGGGACCAATTTAACTATAAAGAATATCACATAACCAAGAAGAGAAGGGAATAGACAATTTCAAATATACAGATATGTTTTCATTTAGTTTTATCTACCGTGACTTTTCAGCTGCAAAGATCCATCTTTCATCAAATTAGATCTGAGGCTACTGAACCTTTCTCTTGAGTACTGCCTTGACGCCTTCCTCCAATCCGTGCCTGCCTTCATCATTGCTGTAAATTCCTCATAACTTATCCTCCCATCCTGGGATAAAAGGTCCAACATCAGCTCATCATCCATAACTATTCAAATGTTGAGTTCTTGCTCTCAATTTTATTTAACTAATcaaattcattaaaaataactGCTGAGATCCATTAAAGACAACTACTGGGAAAACCAATTATTAATTCTTTTGATATTCTAATTGTCTGTTGAAGAAAAAGATGAATTTTGGTAAGAAATAGGTGTGGGGTGTTAAGTAAAAGCGATAAAATAACTGACCTTGTCCGTGTCTACATCACAAATAATAGCATTAATGACTTCTTCATGATCTGGACCTAAATCATCAGCCAAGGAGTTGCCGAGCTCTTCGATTTCTATGTATCCACTGTTGTTCTGATCAAAATATGAAAATGCTTTGTGCAGGTGCTCGTCGTTTCCCATCCTTCGTAAGTGAACAGATACAGCAACAAATTCCCCATAGTCCAAAGTGCCACTTCCATCGACATCAGCCTGTATGTAACAACATAATCTCAGTTTAAACTCAACAAAATATTATTCCCACTGAAAATATATGTAGGAATTAATTACCATACTATATCAGTTTACAAATCTATAAGATAGCATTTCCATTGAAAAAAAGTATTTAGCCATTAATCAACAACATATCCTTCAATATTTTGTGCAGCCATCTCTGTTCCAATCTTCCAGCTATGTTGGAGGTGGTTCTACAATTGTACACTATGCAGTATATTTTGCCATCAAGGTTCGCATGGGTACACATGGTAATCAAGTCTACTTGACATGACCACAAATTGAATGCAAATGTGAAGTATATAAAAACAACTACGACTCTCAGATACTTACAGCTTCCATTAAAATATGGACATCAGCATCAGGAATCTGGTGACCGAGTTTAAGCAAACCATATTTCAGCTCCTCAAGAGTTATTTTTCCATTTTTGTTTATGTCCATCTTCTCAAACATATCCTTTATGCCTGCAACTTCCTCGACAGATAAATATTCAGCCACCACCTACGACAATGAATCTGAATGGGTCAGTGGCTGAATTATGCTTGAACAAGAACATTGATATAAGTATCATAGATAAATATCAGATGATGAAAATCCATTCATGCACAAGATCAAAAGCCAAAGGTGGATAAGCCTTGGGTGTTAACCAGACAcagtaaaaataacatgaatgttcTTACCTTTAGGGCtttctttttaaatttgttcatCACGGTGAACTGCTGGAGTTTCGCCCTTACATTTTCACCTAGACTAACATTAGGAGCCTTATTGGCATTCTGCAACCATGGATGATCTGCAACATCAAATATAAGAGGCATAATTCAATGATGCAATACATGCTATGAGAACCAGATTGATCAAAGTAAGAGACATAAACAGAATGAACGAATGCTAAAGATTACCAAGTACTTGCTCAGCTCTCAACCTATACTTGGGATCCGGATTAAGCATATGTCTCACAAGATCTTTAGCACTTTCAGAAACTTTTGGCCACGGATCTCTCTTGAAATCTATGACAGAACAAAGAATTGCCTGGGCAACACCTTGTTCGGTTTCTGCATATGCATAGATAGTTAGATAACTGCTCGATGTTCAAAAGCAAACCAAATCCACACCCAAGTTTTTTGATACACTTGTTGAGAACTCAAAATCTAAACTAAAGGAAAGCCAAAGAAGATCGCATAAAGCTCTCTGATGGTTCATATCTTCTATGAAAGAGGATTACCAGCCCAAAATGGAGGCACGCCACAAAGCAAAATGTATAGGATCACTCCTGCGCTCCAAACATCTACTTCTGGGCCATAATTTCTCTTTAAAACCTCTGGTGCCATGTAATAAGGACTGCCAACAATTTCAGAAAAGTGCTCACCTGTGCAGGAGAAGAAAAATCATCATAATATGGAAACTGACTTGCCGGCAAGAACAATAAGCCCACCGGTCTCCTCAACAAATTATTGCTAATCAAGATTCAGGAACCACGTGCGtctttgagttaaagaaaaaaaatgttatcAGAGACAAAATACCAAAAAGGTATTCTTTCAGCAATTTACCAGGTCTGAAAAATACAGACAATCCAAAATCGATTGCCTTCAATGGGCCATTTTCCTTTTTGTCCCCAAATAAGAAGTTCTCAGGTTTAAGATCCCTGTGCATAACCCCATGCTTGTGGCACACCTGAGATGACACAAAGCAAGTAAGCCTATGTCAGTATATTATAATTCACATTGTAATAAGACAATGATATCCAATAATAACACTACACAATAAGACCACTTCAAAAACATATGGGTAGAATATAATCCCGTTACAGGTAAAGGAAACGACATCCTAATACAAGACAATATGCAGATTGAACTGCAGCTGATTAGAATATTCACACATTCATCAAACTGAAACTAtagttgccaaaaaaaaaaaacttggataaaagaaaagaagatagaaCCACTAAAAgtgaaaaagtaaaaagaatacaCAACCATTTAACAGTGAAAATTAGGAGACATGAAGTGAATAACCCGAACAAATTCAGGACCAATATGAGTTCTATATACCTTCCACTTCTGCGATTGACAGCACTGTTTTAAATAGACCAGAATTACCTTATAGTAAAGCCGAATATTTGAGAGAGGTGATCTCATAAAAGTTAGTTTCACTAATTCTACAAATGGtcagaaaataaaattttgttcCAAACCAGTTTATAAATTAACAGAAAAATGGAAGAAAGGAGCTACAGAAAAGGAGGAGATGCACTTCCGTAGTTTTTTTCAGAGATCAAGATGACAACAAGGCTTCGCGCTTCAAAGAACACATCACATAGCAAAATCTGATCCAAATGCTTCgttaaaggggaaaaaaaagaatGCCTAAGATGACTGATTAAGTGCAGAGACGTGACCTGAATGATTTGTATGATGGTCCGCATGATGATGGCCGCCGCTCGTTCGGTGTAATGCCCCTTGGTGACGATCCGATCGAACAGCTCTCCTCCCTCGCAGAGCTCCATCACAAGGTGCACGGCGCCGTCATCCTCGTAGGTGTCCTTGAGGCTCACGATGCTCGGGTGGCTAGGCAAATGCCTCATGATCTCCACCTCCCTCCGCACGTCCTCAATGTCCACCGCAGTGCGCAGCTTCTTCTTGGAGATGGATTTGCAGGCGAAGAGCTCCCCCGTGGCTCTGTCGGTGCAGAGGTAGGTAACGCCAAACTCGCCGCGGCCGAGCTCCTGTCCGAGCTCGTACCGGCTGCCGATGTCCCGGCCCGTAGGGTTCTTGAGAACGACGAGGCCACGGGCCGGCCCACGGTTGTAGTCGATCGAGTAGGGGTTCTGCCGCTTCTCCTTcttgttcttcctcttcttcttcttctccggaTCGGCAGGCGCTACGCAGCAGTTCCCCATCGGAATTCAGGCAATTTGGATCCTAAAAATCCAATCTTTTCAAGGCTTTTCTTCGAACACGGAGCTAAAAACTTGTCTTTGACAAGAACAAATCGGGGGATCCTACAAAGACAACAGCAAGATACGACCTTCCCATCAAATCTCGAAGGAACACAGCAAGCGACACAAGAGGACTCGCTGGAGTTCAAGAGTCGAGTTTTGTTTGGTTCCACGGGACCAAAAATAGAGACGCCAAGAACAAGCAGTTCGTTCGAGACAACTGTCGAAAGGCGGATTAGAACGACAAAAGGCTCAAATTGGCGGGATTAATTGGATGTTCATGATCATGCGACCCTGGGAGGAGGTCttaggaggtggtggtggaataAGAAGAGGATTATGGAGGGAATTTAGGACGAGTTGGAAGAGGAAGGTGGAACGAGAGAGAGGGGGTCAAAGCCTCAAACCGACCGCTGTTCCTCTTTTGACTCTCCTCACCCCTCCTCTTCCCTTCGGTTTCTGCTCCCTCTCTTGTAAAAGGAGATGGaggggaaggggaagaaggaCGATAAATCCAAAACTCTCCCCCTTTCTTATCTCCTACTCTCCAAAGATTTCTGTTTTGAAGACAAAAGAAAACAGGATTCTGTTCAGCAAACAGAATTTTATGTCAAAATGCTTTTCTGGAAGCAAAACTTCCATTGTGAGGATATCCACCTAAAAATGGTACCTTTCAGATTCCTCTGGACTTTATCAACCCCAAATTGCCTTTTTCATGCAGACAATTTGGACCATCAGTTGGAGATGATGACATACTAGTGGCTATTTCATAACCATAAAAAATGGTTAACTCTAAAAGACTATATTTACATGCACGTTTTTCTTGTTTTTTGCAAAACCTAAATGCTAACTCTCTCTCCTTTTACTTCCGACAAAAATCTACCAAAAACTCTGTTCTTAGATAACTCTAAGCAACATTTATTTACATTTAAACATACAACAGAGATGAGCAGAAAAAGGATCCAAGCCAACTTTTTGCCATTAAAGGGACTTGAAGATGCTCTTTTTCTTTCATTCAACATATATGAACGCTTACCCTGGAAGAAGAGAATGAAAAAGTTGATCAATGGGATATACTTGTGCACTTCAGCTTTTGCAGTTCTACTGCCCATATTCCAATTACTGCTACACTTATGTTTTTCCGAGTAATATCACTCGTTTATAATCTGAAAGCAAAAGGGAACCCAAAAAGGTAACCTTATTTATTTGAAGCCTAAAACCTTGCAAAACTTGATTTGCTCACAAGATTTGGGATGAGGAGTAAACATATCACGGATAACAAAATTGTCACATCTAGCAAAAGAACTCGAACCAATAAAGAGTTTAGCTGACCAACTCAGGTCCTAGTTAAACAAGATGGCATAATAAAAATCAAATGCTTGGAGAAAGCCTGACGTCCAAGCATTTAAGCTTCAACCTTCTCTGTGTCCTCAAGAAGTATAGCCTTTGTCGGCTTTGCAAGCAGGTCTGTGTACTCCTGGAAGGGAGATCTGCTGTAGCGGGTCTCTGTCCAGAAGTCGGGTGTCAGGAATCCATAGGTCTTCATGAGACAGTCAAAGGTAGCCTACAAGGCACAAAGCATCAAATTGTTTACGTCAAATGTACAATGTGGAAGGTGCAAACATTTGCTGGTATTTCACAAAGTCCATGTCATTGACATGTAATCCACATGATCTTGAAAAGGTTGTTGCAGACGTCAGAGACACGGGCCACAAACATGCTGAAACACCTAAAGTAAATCTTTGATGCAACATACAGAGAAAATATTTACATCATTGATTTCCAGATTTGCCTGATTTTAAGTACATCTACAAATgtcaaaggagaaagaaaatcatATGCTCTGCCATTTTTCTCCTCCAATTCCAAggagaagggaaaaagaagaaaaaagataggTGTGATTGTCCAAATTGTATAATTCCAACAATGCTCCTGATTCATAGTGTTACTGTCCAAGATCAATCCTATATTATCTTATTTCTTGGtcttattatcaaatatcaaatataattCGCCGAAATCAATCAGACTCCATTGATGTCAACCTATGTTAAGCAATTAAACAAACTAAGAAAAAACGAAAACAGGAGAGGGATGGGAGACGAGGTCGACGACTATAGTGATGGCAGCCATCAGAGGAAAAAAAATGTAAGAGAATTTTTTTTGTGCACTTAGAATCCACTAAGCTGTTAGAATTTTAAGCTGGCAAGGCCCAAACTCGGCAATTTCAAGATGTTAATCAAATACGGTGAGTTGATGAGAATATTGATTTAGAGTATCAAGGATGACATACAAAAAGAATGTGCAAGAATTTTCACATGTTGATGTGGCCCAAATTTCTTCATTAGACCATAATATACATAACTAAATTGATTTTGTTCCAACAGAAAAGAGCTTTGGTAAACAAACTAAGAATGAGGGAACAAAAGATTTAGCTTCTCCCAAGTATCATTCCAAAATATTTCTTATATTGTTTTGTTGATTTAAACTAGACTAAAGAATCCGACCTGAAGAGCCCTTTGTCTGACCATGAACACTTCAATATGGATCAAAGGAGCAATGTTGCTTCATCCTTGAAGCAACCTATGGAGCTTTGGTAAACATACTAAGAATGTG
Protein-coding sequences here:
- the LOC103976079 gene encoding calcium-dependent protein kinase 20, which gives rise to MGNCCVAPADPEKKKKRKNKKEKRQNPYSIDYNRGPARGLVVLKNPTGRDIGSRYELGQELGRGEFGVTYLCTDRATGELFACKSISKKKLRTAVDIEDVRREVEIMRHLPSHPSIVSLKDTYEDDGAVHLVMELCEGGELFDRIVTKGHYTERAAAIIMRTIIQIIQVCHKHGVMHRDLKPENFLFGDKKENGPLKAIDFGLSVFFRPGEHFSEIVGSPYYMAPEVLKRNYGPEVDVWSAGVILYILLCGVPPFWAETEQGVAQAILCSVIDFKRDPWPKVSESAKDLVRHMLNPDPKYRLRAEQVLDHPWLQNANKAPNVSLGENVRAKLQQFTVMNKFKKKALKVVAEYLSVEEVAGIKDMFEKMDINKNGKITLEELKYGLLKLGHQIPDADVHILMEAADVDGSGTLDYGEFVAVSVHLRRMGNDEHLHKAFSYFDQNNSGYIEIEELGNSLADDLGPDHEEVINAIICDVDTDKDGRISYEEFTAMMKAGTDWRKASRQYSRERFSSLRSNLMKDGSLQLKSHGR
- the LOC103976390 gene encoding transcription factor MYB83-like; the protein is MRKPDAPAKTDGASTNSTNDGGSRLRKGLWSPEEDEKLMNYMVGNGQGCWSEVARNAGLQRCGKSCRLRWINYLRPGLKRGAFSLQEEELIIHLHSILGNRWSQIAALLPGRTDNEIKNFWNSTIKKRLKNSSSSSSSSSSSSFFLNSGDGSTVNEPQIQAMDMDSSSSSSSSSTHGLPTGNHYDLVPLPEVGLENDYYLHEARVGTENGYYGGGQGMAMEGGGTMGRGGELLLVPPLVNTNLIADDNVDVNGIPSDKAVGGGLFWEGEKVRVGEWEWELEDLMKDVSFPFLDFQVE